The genomic interval GCCTTGAAAGCTCTCACCGACAAGACGGACCATTACTCCCCGAAGGAAAAAACTGATGCCCTCAGGGCTTTCTACGGCCTCTGTACCCATATAGACCATCAGATCCGTCTGGTTATAGGAACCCTCCGGGAGATGAGCTTATTAGAGAACACAATCATCATGTTTATCAGCGACCATGGAGATATGCTCTTTAATCACAAGATGCTTGCAAAACGAGTTTTTTATGAAGGATCGGCCAATATACCCTGCCTTATTTCAGGAAAACCTGTTGAAAAATTACGCGGACAAATTGACAACAGACTGGTCTGTCTGGCTGATGTTATGCCGACCCTTCTGGATCTCTGCGGCCTAATAATACCCGATTCTGTGGAGGGCTTGAGTGCTGTCAGGGATGAAAAAAGATCCTATCTGTATGGAGAGATCGGCGAAGGGGACACGGCCAGCCGCATGATCCATGATGGACGTTTCAAACTGATCTATTATCCTCTGGGAAACTACAGTCAGCTCTTTGATTTACAGGAAGATCCGACAGAGCTGCATAATCTATCAGGAGAAGCGGACCACGCGGACAAGCTCAAAGAGTTACAAAAAGAGCTCATGTCCCGCCTGTATAAAGAGGACAGCCAATGGATTCAAGATGCGTCCCTACAGGGGCTTCCTGACAAGGAATATCAAAGGTCCCCCGATTACAGTCTCTACAATCAGAGAGGTGGCCATTGGCCGCCCCCATCAGGTTATGGTTCATTAGGGAAATCCTGATTCCGGGATAGGATCAGAAACTGCCCAAAGTGACCACAAGTGCACCGGCGACAATAAGGAACACTCCCCAGATCTTGGGGGCAGTCGCTTTCTCTTTCAGGATTAATGCCGAAAGGATCAAAGTAAACAAGACCTGTGTCAACAGGAGGGCTGATGTCACAACAGGCCCCAGCGTCTCCAGCGAAATCAGTCTGAAATTGAAATAGACCACCCGGACGAGTATCCCATTGAGGAGGGAAAGAAGTATAATCCTCCCCCGATTCTTCATCGGCTTGAGAGTGCTGAACCCACCCAGTCGGAAAAACAGGATGCCAGCGAGAAGAGCATTGGCAAGATTCTGGGCAATCAATAGAGCAGGCCTCCCCAGATCCGGCAGGATGATGGAAAGGATCACCAAATTTACACCGTTCACAGCCGCGGAAGCGACTCCGAAGAATACGGAGAGAGGAGTAGTTCCCGGGGAAGAGCCTCGCCTGAACAAAAAACCAGCCAGAATCATTACAGCAAAAATGATAAGCCCCAATCCTGTCCAGGAAAGCATTCCGGGACGATGTGAGAGTATAAGAATATCTGATATGACAACAAAGGCAGGGGTGATCTGGAGCAGTGCATTCTGGGCACCGATATCACCCCGTTCAACTCCATTAAAAAAGAGAAGATTCATTGAAAATGGTACAAGAACGACCGACAGGAGCAGGAGCAGGAGTGATGAATGTGGAACTTCTGCCAGAGAGACTAAAGGAATGAAAAACAGAGCAACTGCCAGACCGGCAAATGACCTGAAAAACATAAAGGTGATTGAGTTTGTCTGCTTCAGAACAGACTTGGCCATCAACATACCTATGGACATGATAAACGCAGCCCCGATAGGCAGGAAGTATATGGCACTATTCATGGGACCATCATAGCCTGCCCCTGGGACAGAAAACCATTCACAATACAGCGATTATTTATACGATTCGCCATCCGCATAGGCTCGGGGAGACAGGCCGGTCTCCCTCTTAAAGGCCTTACTGAAATAATTGGGATCAGCAAAACCCGTGGCGGCGGCGGCATCGGCGACGGTCATGCCCGGGGTCAGAAGGAGTTCTTTCGCCATTTCCATGCGGTGCATGATTTGAAATTCCTTGTAGCTCAGCCCCGTGACCCGCCTGAAACAGCGGCTGATGTAACTGGGACTCTTTTTCAATCGGTCTGAAACCTCCTGCAGAGAAGGTGGTTCTCCACTGTGATCTTCCAGAAATGCCCGGATTTCTCCGACCAGGCGCTGCTCCCGTGTGCGGTGGGTCTGTCTGATCTGCCGGGACACATCGCAGAAGAGGCTGTCCAGAATCTCCAGAACTTCGCCAGTCTCGCTAAAGTCATTCAAGCGGGGTGTGAGAACTTCCGGATCGAGGGAGTCGAACCGCACCGCAAAGAGAGAGATCAGACGCCTGTCGATGACGGTGATAAGTTCCAATGCATAGCTTCTTGCTTCTCCCGGACCTGCGACAGCTTTTTTGTATTGAAAAAGATTCGCCAGCTTTCCATGAATCAGATGAAGCCGTCCCTCAACCAGATCATCCCCCAGGGAACGTTCCAGACTCACACGGCTCAGGGAGCCGGGAACCCAGGGGGATTCTCGTTCCCGGAGCGATTTCTCGTTTATTTCACGGACTAAATCTCCAAAGTCCGTATGAGGACCCAATAGCAGAGGCTCAGGAAGAAGGGTAGAATCCTGATTGTTGTCTTCAAGGGCATTCAGGATCTTCCCCGGGGAGATCTCTCCTTCCCGGCTCTGAATAATGAGTTCTGCCGCACCGGCAATACAGGCTCCAAAACAATCACAGCCCATTCCGTCAAACCGTGTTTTCAGGGAGAGCAACAAAGGTCTGCCGCTTCTGCGGGCCAGGGGCAGAGAATGAAAATAGAAGGGGGTGTTTTTCATTTTAAGGATTTGTGACAACTCATTCAGATTGGTTCTGAATTCCGGTCCGGGATGCCGGAGACGCCAGATAAGTTCCCGTTCCTGGGACCGTTGATTCCGGCCAGGGACCTCCTGCTTTTTTTTATCGATCCTCTCCATGCTTTTTCTGATGGATTCGGAAAAATTTCTTCGTGAAATCGGTTTGAGGAGGTAATCGGCGGCCTGATATTTGACAGCCAATCGGGCATAATCAAACTCACTATAGGCCGTTAATATCAGGGCTTCCCCGGAGAGACCATTCTCCCTGAGAAGATTCAAAGCCTCCAGACCCGACATTTCGGGCATTTCAATATCCACCAGCATCAGGTCAGGGTCCAACTCCAGAGCGGTCTCAAGAAAAGTACGGCCTGTAGCGCATTCGGCAATGATCTCTATGGATTTAGAGAACTCAGCTTCCACTAAACTGCGGAGTGCCTTTCTTTCAAGGGCCTCATCCTCTGCAATTATCAAGCGTATCATGCCAGCCGCTCTTTGCAGGGAATCCTGAGACTCACAATGGTGCCTCCCTCGGGGGCATTGGTAATGGCAAAGCCGGCACGCTCGGAAAATGACAGCTCCAGTCTGTCCCGGACATTGGTGACACCGATTCCCTTACGGGATTCATCCCCTCTCCTATTCCAGAGATTCGCCAAGGATTCTTCTGAAATGCCGCATCCGTTATCCCGGACTTCAATATTCAGGAATCCTTCCTGTATCACCGTGGAAACTTGGAGTAAACCATTTTCAGTGACATCCTTTAATCCGTGAGTAATGGAATTTTCGACAAGGGGCTGTAAGATCATGGGAGGAACCGAAACATCCTGTCCCGCCTCATCAATATCAAGGAGAAAACGAATTCTGTCTCCATGACGAACTTCCTGAATCAGGATGTAGGCTTTCAGTACGCCCAGCTCTTTGCTGAAGAAGACCTCTTTTCCTTCATTATCCAGACTGTAGCGGAGGATACTCGAAATAGATTCCACAAGTGACACTGTCACATCAGAATCCAAAAACATGGCGCTCCGTCCAACCATATTCAGGGTATTGAACAGAAAGTGAGGATTGATCTGCAGCTGCAGTGCCCGGAGTTGGGTTTCTCTGTGCGTCTTTTCCCTTTCGGAAGCAGCCAGTTTTTCCTTATTCAAGAGAGCATCCAATTGGGCATTATGCTCGATGTCTTCAACGAAGCCGATGATATTCTTCTTCATGTCATTGAAGGCATCTCCAACAGATTTCAGCTCGCTGTAACGGGTTTCTCTTAAATCTGGAATCAACCAGTTTTTAAGAGAGAGTTCCCTTGCTGCATTTTCCACAGAAAACAGATGGGATGACAAATCCCTTATAAAGAATAGGACAGTACCAAAGTCGAGAAGCAGCAGGATAGCCAGAACTGCGAAAAGCCGCCCCTGTGTCCGTTGCCATTTCAATAAAAAGGACTCATGAGCCTCATTGGAGGCATCCAGATAGGCCACAACAAGTTCCTGGGCCCTGACAACAATATAGACAGCCTGGGTCTTCAAATAACTCATTTCCAGAAATGTAGCATCGTCGAATTTTTCAAGACTCATAATGGTACGGGCGGAATTATCATAATATTCCACCATGCCCAGCAGACTGCGCCTGTAAATGGAATAGGCAGGAGTGCCCGGAGGCGTGATAGCGTAAAAGTGTTCAGCCCTCAAAAGCTCATTCACCCGGTCTAATCCCTGGTCATATCGCTCTATTAGAGAGGGGTCCCTCTGGAGGATATAAGATTCGAACACATCGATCATATGGCCGAGCTCAATGGGTAACCGGGCCATACGGGAGTGGCGTTCCATCATGATCCTGTACTCCTTGATGACCAGGACATAGGCCCCGAAGGAGGCTCCGTATCCTGCAAAAACAGTAAACAATAAGAACAGGAGTTTAATGAGAAATTGATTTCTGATTGATCGGATCTTTGTTTTAAATGCCATTGTGGAACAAGTATAACACCCGCCATACCTCCGGGGATAGCGGATAACAACTATCCCCGGTGGAGAAGGAGACTTTATTGATAGAAGAGATTCGGCAGAGTCATTACGATCTGCGGAATATAGGTTATGGCCAGTAAAACGCTCACCATGACCAGGTAAAAGGGAATCATCGCCCTGGACAATTTCTCAATGGGGATGCGGGATATAGCACTGCCGATAAACAGAACCCCTCCGACAGGAGGTGTAATCAAACCGATACCCAGATTCAGAATCATGACTACACCAAAATGCACAGGATCCATTCCCATTTCCAGAACGATAGGCAGAAGAATGGGGGTCATAATAACAATAAGTGCCGACATACCAGTCAATGTCCCCAGAAAGAGGAGCAGGAGGTTAATCAGAATTAAGATAACAAACTTGCTGCTGGTTAAAGCCATGATTCCGCTGGCAAAAAGTGCCGGTATCTTCAGAAAAGCAACAAGCCAGCCGAAAGCACCGGCTGAGGCAATCAATATCATCACGATGGACAGGGTTTCCAGAGAGGTCCGCAAGATCTTGAAGAATGACCTTAAAGGGATTTCCCTGTATATCACAAATGTGACGAAGAGTGACCAGATGACAGCAATTGCCGCGGCTTCTGTTGCCGTAAAGATCCCGCCGACAACTCCAACAACAACGATGAGGACCGTCAGAAGCCCCCAGGAAGAGTCATATGTTGATTTCAAGGCGAATCTCAGATCAAACTTGTCACCCTTGGGATACTTCCGCAGAACACTGAAAACATAACAGTAGACCATAAGGGCGATACCCAGGAAGATTCCCGGAACCAGGCCTCCCATAAAGAGCTTACCGATACTCACACCTCCGGCAGCCATGGCAAAGATGACAAAATTATGGCTGGGAGGAACAAGAAGCCCCTGTATGGAGCTCGCCATGGTAACAGTAGTGGCGAATTCACCGTCGTACCCATCTTTTTTCATCATAGGAATCATGATAGAACCGATAGAAGACGTATCGGCTGAGGCAGATCCTGAGATTCCCCCAAAAAACATACTGGCCAGGATGTTCACCATAGCCAGGCCTCCCCGCATCCAGCCGATGAGAGCCTTGGAGAGAACAATGAGTCGGTTGGAAATTCCACCTTCACCCATAAGGGCACCGGCAATAACAAAAAAAGGGACCGCCTGAAGAACAAAAACATGGGCTCCTTTTACGAGATTGATGGCAATCATCTGCACCGGCATTTCGAGATAAAGAGTAGTGAGTACTGCTGAGATTCCCATTGCCAGGGCAATTCTCTGCCCGAGAAACATCATGAGCAGAAAGCTCCCCAGTAATATGGCAATGGCAATATTTGGATCAGGCATTTCTAGCCTCCTTGGGAGAAATTCCTGTGGATATTTCAAAAATCAGTTTGAAGCTGAGCATGGCCGCCAGCAGGATGCCCCCTACGGGAACAGAGAGATACAACCAGCCTTTTGATATGCCAATAGCTGAATCAATCCAGTTTTTATTCAGTTCAACAACTTTAAATCCTTCCACACAGAGAAAGATGGCAAAGGCGATGATTGTCAAGTCATTAAAGATAGCAATGCCGTTCTTCCACTTGGAAGGAAGGTACTGTTCCAGCAAGGTGATACGGATATGATTTTCATTCCTGATCCCGATGGCAATGCTGAGCATTGAAAACCAGACCATACAGAGAAGGGAAATCCCTTCTCCCCAGGCGGGGCTTTTATTCAGGACAAAACGTCCGAATACGACGATCGTAATTACGATTATCTGCATAGTCATCAAGGCACTGCAGAGGGCATTGATCGACTCATACATGCCCTCCATTACCTTCATCAGACTGCGGGGCAGTTTGCTGTTGGTTGTCATTTTGTTCTCCCGACAAAAAAACCGGCAGGAGCCGCAGCTCCGGCCGGTACTATATTGTCCTTCAGTTTATTAAATTATTTTACAGCCTGAATCTCTTTGATCAGATCTGTCAGACCGGCGCCGTACTGATAGAATACGGGGGTCGCGGCTTCAATCCATGCGTCCTTGTCACTCAGTTCATAAAACGTTGCCCCTTTGGACTCCATATCGGCAATATACTCTTTGTTTTTCCTTTCTACAAATTCCTTAACGAAACCTGTACTGGCCACAGCAGCATCTTTGATGATCTTCTGATCTGCAGAACTCAGCTTGTTCCAAGAGATTTCAGACATGTGAATGAGACTGGGTGCCATGGTATGTGTATCGAAGGTAAAGTAGGGAGCCACTTCAAAAAAGTTGTTTGTGTAGTAACCAGCAACGGGGTTTTCAGCAGCATCAACAACGCCGGTCTGAAGTGCTGAATACAGTTCGCTGTAGGCGATGGGTGTGGCAGAAGCACCGAAGCCTTCCATGAGATCCACAAACATCTGAATGTTTTGAACCCTTACTTTCAGACCTTTCATGTCATCCAGACTCTTAATGGGTTTTTTTGTTGTAAAGAAGCTTCTGGCACCGTCTGAATGGTATGCCAGGGAAACCAGCTTTGTACCACCGGCCTGAACGCTGGCCAGAATTTTTTCTCCCACTTCACCAAGCATAACTTTGTTAAGATGGTCTTCGTCTCTGAAAACATAAGGAAGCTCATAGACATAGACCTCTTTGACGCCCATATCCGCGATGGTTCCGGGCTTTGAAAAAGTAAAGTCCAGGGCTCCGACCTGTACGGCCTGTACCATTTCGCTTACTCCACCCAGCTGGCTGGAGGGATACAGATCTATGGTAATTCTACCCCCTGAGTTCTTCTTTACTTCATCAGCAAAGAACTGTGCGCCCTGCAGGAAGGGGTGGTTTGTTGGGTTAACAGCACCAAAACGCAGTGTGATAGGTTCGGTAGACTGTTTAACAACTTTTGCTGGTGCGGCTTCCTGCTGACCTGCAGCAAATACAGCGGAAGAGAGCAGGACGGCCAATAAGATGGTCATTAACTTTTTCATTAGAATACTCCTTTAATTTAGTAAGTAAATGGTATATCCACTTTGTTACAACTGAAAAGGGTAATAATCGAGCCAGACCTGGCTTTAGCAATCCATATCCCTATAGATTACTCATTCCTTCCTGCCATTTTGATGATAGAATTAATTATGAAGCAAGAAAAAAAATCCTTCTTTCTCCTGGGAGACTCCATATCAATCCATTACAGACCTTTTCTAATCCACCATCTTGGATCGTCCTGGACTATTTTTGGAAAAGACGGAACTGCCAGGGATCTGGAAGATCTTGATTTCCCCAGAGGAGCCAATGGTGGAGATTCGGCCATGGTTCTCGAATACCTGAAAAACGAGCTCCCCTTTTCCCAGACGAAAACCCTTCTCCTCAATTGCGGGCTACATGATATAAAACGGTATGAGAGTCAGTCGGGGTATCAGGTAACAACTGATGAGTATAAAAAGAATCTGACAGCCATCACAAAACTTTGTAAAGATAGTGGAATGACACTGATCTGGATTACAACTACGGGATTTGATGAGATCCGGCACAACACTCTTCAAAAAGAATTTAAACGACATGAAGCCGATGGAGAACTCTTCAACAGTATTGCCCTGGATGTAATGCATCAGGCAGAGCTGCCGGTCATAGACCTGAGAAGATTTACAGCGTCACTGGAAGGTGATGAGATATTCGACGATCATATCCACTTTTCCCTGCCCGTGCGGAGAAGGCAGGGGGAATTTCTGTCATTGGAGGTCAGAAAAATTCTGGATGGAATCAGTGACTAGTCCCCAGGAAAGACAGCTTTCTTTTTTGAAAGGATACGCCCTTATGCAGAATCGACTCCTATTAATTCAGCCGTAGCTGACCTTTTTCATCCCTTCCCCGTCAATACAGGTCGCCAGATGATCAAGAATGACCGAGGATTTCCGTCCTTCTATCCCGTCACAGAGCAACTCTTCTTTTCCTTCTACGGCTTTATTGAAATTATCTATCAGTCCCCAATGGGTATAGCGCAGCCCACCCACATGAACAGAGCGCTCTTGACCGTCTACCTGAAAGATCATCTGTCCCGCTTTTAAATCATGGAGGTAAATCCTTCCCTTACTCCCCTGAATGATCAGGCTTTCGGGCATGCCTGTCTCTAACCAGCCCATGGCCATGCGGACAGTAACACCGGAATGAGTCAAAGCTTCAATATAGGGAATCCTCCGTGCCGGGAGGAAGGGATCATCCGTGCTGCCGCCGATCCCGGCGCTGGCAATCTCTCCAAAAAAATAATGTACCAGATCAAGGCGGTGGGAAGTTGGAAATTCATTACAAAAATAAAGAGCTTCCGGGGTCCCGATAATCCCTTCTCTGAGCTTATCGGCAATGTAGCGGATCGATGGATAGCCCCGTCTATAATATGCCACTCCCAGGGAGCAGCCTGATTTATCCGCAGCGGCAATCATGGAATCACAACCTTTACTGTCGATAGACATGGGCTTTTCAACCAGAACATGCTTACCAGCTTCCAGGGCCTTCATTGTATGTTCCCGGTGAAGAGGATGGGGGCTCGCCACATAGATGGCATTAATTTCAGGAGAAGAAATCAATTCATCAAAGGAAGAGACATAGCGGCCATGACCGTGGCGCTGCACAAAGTCTTCCCCGGCATCCCTGTTTCGTCTGTGAACGAGAATCAGATCAGAATTATACAGTAAATACAAAGGCGGTCCCGATTTCCGCTCACACACATCTCCAGCACCAATCATTCCCCATTTAACCATTTTACAATCCCTTATTAACCAATGCTTATTCACTTGATTCAAAAAGTCAATGACTGCAAAAGTAGTAAAAACAATAATCGAAAAGTCCAAATAAAATTCTGTTTGCACCATGGTGTTCTGAAGCTAAGGATGGAATAATTAGATTCTCAATATAGAGGAAAGAATGAGCACCCTAAAGAACAAGAGAACCCCATTGCTAGGTTTGTATTTTGATGAAGACCAGATGAGTTTGCTCCTGAAGCGCCGGAGTGACCCCCGATTGTTACCCCACTTCAACTCCCCTGACAATATCAATTATGCCGCCTACGGTGATAAACAGGAACACTACCACATGCACATTGTCCCCAAGAAAAAAGATATTCCGGGCTGAGGATCTCATTTTGAAATGCGTCCCCATCCGGGGATCTATATGGATGAAGACGCTACAGCAGAACGGGGATCTAACTTATGATCAGGAATCCGGAAGGTCCTGGAGAACTGAAACCTGAGCGCCGGATCAGATTGTCAACGACCCAGCTGTTCCGGTACTATCTTCAAACAAAGGTTAATTTAAGCTATGGGATTCTTCCCGATATAAGCCAGGATTCCCCCGTCAACATACAGGACATGACCATTAACAAAGTCAGATGAACTGGATGCCAGGAATACAGCAGGCCCCATCAGGTCATCAGTCTTTCCCCATCTGGCCGCGGGAGTCTTGGAAAGAATGAATTTGTTAAAAGGATGTTCGGGAGTCCTCAAAGGAGCAGTCTGAGGAGTCTCAAAGTATCCTGGACCAATACCGTTACACTGAATATTATACTCCCCGTATTCACTGCAGATATTACGGGTTAGCATTTTCAGACCTCCCTTTGCCGCAGCATAAGCGGATACAGTTTCCCGCCCTAATTCACTCATCATGGAACAGATATTGATAATTTTTCCTGAGTTTCTTTTCATCATGGAAGGTAAAACAGCTTTAGACACAATAAACGGGCCAGTCAGGTCGATGTCTATGACCTGGCGAAACTCTTCTGCTGTCATTTCATGCATGGGGATACGTTATATGATACCTGCATTATTCACAAGGATATCAATAGGAGCCAGATCTGATTCAATCTGTTTCACCAGGTCGACCATCTGATCTTCATCAGTCACATCTGCGACATACCCTTTTACGGGAATTCCTGCTTCCTTGTATGCTGCCAATCCCTTGTCTACCAGATCCTGATTGATATCATTGAAAGCAACCTTGGCACCGAATGTAGCCAGTCCCTTGGCGATAGCAAATCCAATACCATAGGAACCACCGGTGACCAGGGCCACCTTTCCTGACAAATCAAAGCTTAGTTCATTAAACATCTTTTTCTCCTTCTACAGAACCGGAACCCTGATGAATTCCAGAACATGATTGAATACACTAAAATTTTAATTACCCTTAATGAGTATTTTCATAAGATCTGCCTGTTCATCCAGAGATTCAAAGCAGGATTGTGCATCTTCCAGTGATGCAACTTTCGAAATAACCTTTCTCCAGGGAGCCTTATTTTCATGCAGCAACTTGATGGCCCTGTCAAAATCTTCTGACTGATACACCCTGGCTCCACGGATATCAAGTTCTCTGAGAAAGATTTCCTTAAGCACAACCTCAGCTGGAGCTCCGAAGATTCCCACCAAAACAATGACACCACGGGGACGGGCAAGGCCGGTCATCAAAGCAGCACCGGGCTTTGAACCGGATACTTCAAAAACAATATCTGCTCCATCCCCTCCAGTCCATTGGAATACTGCTTCTACAGGATTCACAGTAAGGGAATCTATAGTCTTGATACCCATGTCCTCAGCAACATCCCTTCTCTCCTTACTGATTTCCAAAAGCCTGACATCAGCACCGTCCAACTGAGCCAGAAGGGCGATTAGCAGACCGATAGGTCCTCCCCCGATTATGGCTACCCGGTCGCCTTTCTTTAAACCTGAACGTGATACATCATGGCAGGCTACGGCCAGAGGTTCCGTCAGAGCAGCCACTTCCAGATCCATATCCTCTGGAAGTGCATGAAGAATGTCAGCTTTTACTTTCCAGTACTGCTGAAAGGCTCCTTCCGAATCGACACCAATAAAATTAAGGTTCTGGCAGATATGGGAGTATCCCATCCTACAGGCAATACAATCCTTATCGGGATCTAATGGACGGACGGTCACCTTCTGTCCTTTTTCATAGCCTGTCACACCGGCACCCAGTTCATGAATAGTTCCGGACATTTCATGACCGAATGTCATGGGAGGCTTCACTCTTTCATCCATTATGCCATGATAGATATGGCGGTCAGTTCCGCAGATTCCGCAATAGGCAATCTTGATGACAACTTCACTGGAACCAGCCTCCGGGATCTCTTTATCTACTACAGTCAGTAATTTCGCATTGTTATAAACGAGGGATTTCATACCTTCTCCTTGTGTAAAAACTTGATTATCCCCGGCAATATATTGATACCGGGATAGAAAATACAATCAGCTCATAAAATTGCACTGATGCAGAGACTTGCGGTTCAGT from Oceanispirochaeta sp. carries:
- a CDS encoding alcohol dehydrogenase catalytic domain-containing protein, encoding MKSLVYNNAKLLTVVDKEIPEAGSSEVVIKIAYCGICGTDRHIYHGIMDERVKPPMTFGHEMSGTIHELGAGVTGYEKGQKVTVRPLDPDKDCIACRMGYSHICQNLNFIGVDSEGAFQQYWKVKADILHALPEDMDLEVAALTEPLAVACHDVSRSGLKKGDRVAIIGGGPIGLLIALLAQLDGADVRLLEISKERRDVAEDMGIKTIDSLTVNPVEAVFQWTGGDGADIVFEVSGSKPGAALMTGLARPRGVIVLVGIFGAPAEVVLKEIFLRELDIRGARVYQSEDFDRAIKLLHENKAPWRKVISKVASLEDAQSCFESLDEQADLMKILIKGN